GCTTTCTCTCTGGTCATCATTATTATTAATTGGCGGATTTACCGCTCCGGGTTTTCAAAGTTGTTCAAGTTTAAGCCAAATATGGATAGCCTTATCGCCATCGGCACAGCGGCCGCTTTCTTGTATTCAGTCGGCGTTTTATTAACAACTGAAGTTGCTGCTAATAGCCATGTCTATTTTGAAAGTGCCGGCTTTATCTTGATTTTTATATCCTTAGGGAAGTATCTAGAAGAGAAAACTACTGGCCGAGCCGGGGAAGCGATCAAGAAACTAATCGGCCTTCAGCCGAGCACGGCTATTATCTGGCGCAATAATCAAGAAGAAGTCGTGGAGATCGCGACCGTTACGCCTGGCGATATTTTAATCGTCAAGCCTGGCGACAAGATTCCTTTAGATGGTGAGATAATTTTTGGTCAATCGACGATTGACGAGAGCGCTATTACCGGAGAAAGTATTCCAACCTTTAAGCAGGTGGGTGACTTGGTTATTGGCGGTACAATTAATAAGACTAGCGTTCTTCGATTCAAAGTTTCTGGTGTCGGCGAAGAGACAATGTTGGCGCAAATTATTAAAGTCATGGAAAAAGCGATTGCTTCTAAATCATCAATTCAGCTTTTAGTTGATAAAGTTTCTTATTATTTTGTTCCTATTGTTATCGCCTTAGCCTTATTAACTTTAATTATTTGGCTTCTATTAGGATTTGACTTTTCCTTAGCCTTAACCGCCTTTGTTTCTGTTTTAATTATCGCCTGTCCCTGCTCATTAGGGCTTGCTACGCCTACGGCTGTGATGATGGGTGCCGGTTTGGCAGCGAAGAAGGGAATTTTGATAAAAAGTTTAGCCGCTCTGGAGACTGCTAATAAGGTAGATGCTTTTGTCTTTGACAAGACTGGAACTTTAACTAAGGGCGCGCCGGAAATTGTAGAAATTTTAACTTTTAATTTTCCCGAGGAGAAAGTTTTAAAAATGGCCGGCTCTTTGGCGCGCCATTCTAAACATCCTCTATCAGAGGCGGTGGCCGCGGAAGCTTTAGAGAGAGATATTTTAATAATGGAAATTAGTGATCTTGAAGAAAAGGAAGGTCGCGGCATGAAAGGTTTTTGTAGCGAGCACAAAACTAAATTACTTTTAGGCAATAAAAAACTTTTATTAGAAGAGGGGGTAAGTATTCCATTAGAGGTTGAAGAAAAATTTAATTCTTTGGCGGAGACAGGGAAGACGCCTTTGTATGTGGCTCATGGCTCGCAAGTTGCCGGGTTAATTGCCCTAATTGACGATATTAAAGATAGTAGCTTAGAGGCAATTTCGGATTTAAAAAAACAAGGACGAAAAATTTATTTAATTAGTGGTGATAATGAAAGGGTGGCTGAGGCGATTGCTGATAAGTTAGGGATTGATAATGTTTTAGCTAACGTTTATCCGGCCGATAAAGCCAAAAAAATAAAAGAGCTTCAAGATTCTGGCCTAGTTGTGGCCATGGTCGGTGATGGCATTAATGATGCTCCCGCCTTAGCTCAAGCTGATTTAGGAATCGCGATGGCTTCGGGGACAGATATCGCTATCGAAGCTGGTGAGATAATTCTAATGAATAATGACTTAAGAAGTGTTAATTCGGCTATCAAAATCTCTAAATTTACTTTAAAGAAAATTAAGCAGAACTTATTTTGGGCCTTTGTCTATAATTCTCTCGGGATCCCAGTGGCGGCCGGTTTGCTATATCCGATTTGGGGGGTGATGCTTAGTCCCACAATTGCCGCGCTCGCCATGTCTTTATCATCGGTTAGTGTAGTGGCTAATTCCTTGGCGATGAAGTTTTATCGAGATTAATGTTGGCGCCTTAGCCGTCTTTAGGCTAAAATAAAGCCATGACCAATAAAAAAACGATACTTTTGATTCACGGCGGACTAACCTTTAAGAGTAAGAAGGATTATTTAACTTTTCTTAAGACCGCTTCCGTTTCTCTGGAAAAGAAAAATTCTTGGAATGGAGACTGGTTGGATAAAAAACTAGGTTCAGATTATGACCTTATCCGCCCGCGCATGCCTTTGCGTGAAAACGCCAAATATGAAGAATGGAAAATTTATTTTGAAAGATTTATTCCTCTTTTAAAAAGTGGTGTTATTTTTATTGGCTACTCTTTAGGCGGCATTTTTCTTGCTAAATATTTATCGGAAAATAAATTTCCCAAAAGGATTGGCGGTGTTCTGTTGGTGGCGCCGCCTTTTGATAATAGCCTAGAAGGCGAAGATCTGGTGGGTGGTTTTAAGCTGGGGGCGGATCTTTCCGGGCTGGAAAAAAGTACAAAAAACTTATATTTATTTTTTTCTGCCGATGATCAGGTGGTGCCGCTGTCTCATGCCGAAAAATATAAACAGAAGCTAAGTAAAGCACAAATAATTGTTTATCAAAGTAAGAATGGCCATTTTCAAACTCCGGAATTTACAGAAATTATAAAAATAATAAAAAATTTTGATAAATAAAATATTTTTATGTTTCGATCCCCCTTTTTATTTGTAATTCTTCTATCTTTAGTATTCTTAGGGGCTCCAGCTCAAGCCCAGACTCAGCGATCAGATTGGTATATTAAAGATTTTTATACCGAAATAAAATTAGGAACGGATGAGACCGTATCAATCCAGGAGGATATTTTTGCGGATGCCGGTAATTTGCCTGATAAACACGGCATTTTCCGCGTTCTGCCCAAAAGTTTTAACACCCCGACTTATAGTGAAGAGTTGCCTTTAGAAATTCTTGAAGCAAGTAATGGGAAAGGGGATAATTGGATTTACAAAAAAAGCCAAGCGAACAACGCCTGGGTTTTAAAAATCGGTGATCCTAATCACACCGTCTTCGGGCTAAACCATTTTCGCCTAATCTATAGAACCAAAAACGGCGTCCAAAATTATGAAACGACTGACGAATTTGCTTGGAATGTTTTAGGCCCTGATTGGCAGCTAGAGATTGATAACTTTAAAGCCGTGATTATTTTTCCAGAGGGAATAAACTCTGACAACACTGAAATTACTATTTCTTCAGGAGCTCTTAATAGCCGCGAAAACTCACTGACTTCTTGGCACTGGTTAGACCAGCAACGTTTAGAAATTCAATCTTTAGAAACTATTAAGCCTGGTGAAGGAATAACTATTTCGGCGGTTTTTCCTAAAGGGCTAATCACCCCCGTCTCTTTTCCTATAGAACCAATCAATCCTTGGCCGGTGATCATTATCAGTATCGCCTTTGTTTTTTTAGCTACTTCTTTTGCTATTTTTTCTTGGCGTCGTTGGGGCCGGTATTCGGTACAAAAACAAACTATTATTGCTGAATATGATATTCCTGATAATTTAAGTCCGATTGAAATCAGTGCTGTCCCGAGTTGTGGTAATATTGGTACCGGCGGCTTGGCCGCCACTTTGATTAATCTCGGGGTAAAAAAATATCTAATAATTAATAAAGAAAAAGGCCGTTTTAGTGATAAAATTTATTTTAAGCGTACTGATAAAGCGATGGTGGATGATTTATATTTTGCGGAGCGCCAGGTTTTAGAAAAGATATTTGAAAAGGGTGATAATATAGAGCTGCAGAAAATGACCGGACTGTCTTCTCTGAGCTTAAAGTTAAGTGGTGAAATAAAAAAAGATTTTCGTGATCGTGGTTTAGTTGGTTCGCCGCTTAAAAAGTATTCCCAATCTTTGCGAGTGGCGGCGGCAGTGATTTTAATTGCTGGTCTAATTTTTTCTGAGCTAGCCATCTTTTTAGTAGCCCTTACCATATCTTTGATTTTTGTTGTTCTTAGTTATCAATCCACCTTAAGTTTAGCTGGAGCGACGCTTAACCATAAAATTAAAGGATTTAAACTTTATCTTGATACAGCGGAAAAATATCGATCGCGTTTTCAAGAAGAGCAGGGGGAGTTGACAAAAATGCTGCCTTATGCGATTGTTTTTGGGCTTACCAAAAAATGGCTACACTTAATGGAAAGCATCCAACAAGAAAACCCCAATCTATTATTTTATCCTGCCTTCCTAGGTAGTGGCTGGAATTTGTCCGATCTGCATCAACTGACTGCCGCGATCGAATCGGTAACTACTGCTGTGAGCAGTCACGTTTCCACTTCCACCGGTAGTGTTGGTGGCGGCGCGGGTGGTGGTGGCGGTGGCGGTTGGTAATTCGTTATTATGTCGGAAAATGTAAAAGAAATCACAAATTATCTTTTTCTGCGTGCTAATCCTCAAGTAACGGATTTGGCTTTTGTCTTTGGCACTTCTCAACCGGAAGTGATCCAGAGGACTTGGGATTTATATCGCCGGGGCTTGGTTCCGAAAATTTTGGTTACCGGCGGGGTGGCCTGTCTGAGCGGGAAGAATGAAGCGCAAACGATTAAAGACGGGCTAGTTTCTTTAGGCGTGCCCGAAGAAGTAATTATTACCGAAGAAAAAGCCACTAATACTTTAGAAAATGTTTTATTTTCTAAAAAAATCTTGGAAGCTGACGGCTCTTTAGCCAAAATAAAAAAGATTACGGCGGTAGTTAAAAATTTTCACTCCCGTCGAGCTCTAATGACTTTAAAGCGCCATTTCCCCAGCGGGATTAAATTTTTTCCCGCCGTTTATGACGCCTATAATTTTTCTCGCGACACTTGGCCGGATAGCGAAACTGGCCGCGAAAAAGTTTTGGCCGAGTGGAATAAAATCCCCAAATATCTGGCTCAAGGCGATTTACAAGAATTAAGCGCTGCCGATGAAGAGTCTTTCAAATAAAAATAAAAAAAGGGATTCGCTTGAACCCCTTTTTTCTTACCAATTGATTTTTTCTTGTTGCCATTTTTCGAGATAATCATTGGCTCGCGAAAAAGGGCGGCTACCAAAAAAACCATTATAGGCCGACAAGGGTGAGGGGTGAGCCGCTTCAATTATTAAATGTTTGCTGGCGTCAATCAAACTTTTTTTACTACGTGCGTAATTTCCCCAAAGGATAAAAACTAAATGCTCTCGTTTATCTGATAAAGTTTGGATGACGGTATCGGTAAATTTTTCCCAGCCACGGTCACGATGAGAGGTTGGGGTATTAGCAACGACTGTTAAAATAGCGTTTAATAAAAAAACTCCTTCCTCGGCCCAGGCTTCTAGATTCCCGCCGGAAACTGAAGTTGGCTGTCCGAGGTCACTAGCGATTTCTTTGAAGATGTTCTTTAGTGATGGCGGCTCCGGTATTCCCTTAGGCACAGAAAAGCAAAGGCCGTGGGCTTGGCCGGGTCCGTGGTAGGGGTCTTGCCCGAGAATAACGACTTTTACTTGAGAAAATGGCGTTAACCAAAAAGCCTTAAATATATTCTCTGGGCGCGGATAAATAGTTTTGTTTAAATATTCTTGGCGCACAAAATCGGCCAGGTTAGTAAAATCCGGACTCGCTAAATAAGGCGCTAAAACTTTTTTCCATTCGGGCTCAATATTTACTTCTTTGGCCATAGACTATTATTTTATCACATAAAGAAAAAAGACGACCAGTTAGAGGTCGCCTTCTTCTTAAAGGGCAACAAATTAATGATGCCCGAACTCACGGATTATTTTAACCACAATGCCTCTAATTTCTACATCTTTCCGATAAATCGGCGAAAAGGTAGGGTTCGCGGGCTGTAACCTGATGCGATCTTTCTCCCGATAAAATCGCTTCAGCGTGGCTTCATTATCATCAATCACTGCCACAACGGTGTCACCGTCGGCAGCGTAATCCTGCTTTTTAATAATGGCAAAGTCGCCATCAAAGATACCGTCACCAATCATGGAGTTTCCGTGAACTTTTAAGGCGTATAATTCGCCT
This window of the Candidatus Parcubacteria bacterium genome carries:
- a CDS encoding uracil-DNA glycosylase (Derived by automated computational analysis using gene prediction method: Protein Homology. GO_function: GO:0004844 - uracil DNA N-glycosylase activity [Evidence IEA]; GO_process: GO:0006284 - base-excision repair [Evidence IEA]), whose translation is MAKEVNIEPEWKKVLAPYLASPDFTNLADFVRQEYLNKTIYPRPENIFKAFWLTPFSQVKVVILGQDPYHGPGQAHGLCFSVPKGIPEPPSLKNIFKEIASDLGQPTSVSGGNLEAWAEEGVFLLNAILTVVANTPTSHRDRGWEKFTDTVIQTLSDKREHLVFILWGNYARSKKSLIDASKHLIIEAAHPSPLSAYNGFFGSRPFSRANDYLEKWQQEKINW
- a CDS encoding YdcF family protein (Derived by automated computational analysis using gene prediction method: Protein Homology.) → MSENVKEITNYLFLRANPQVTDLAFVFGTSQPEVIQRTWDLYRRGLVPKILVTGGVACLSGKNEAQTIKDGLVSLGVPEEVIITEEKATNTLENVLFSKKILEADGSLAKIKKITAVVKNFHSRRALMTLKRHFPSGIKFFPAVYDAYNFSRDTWPDSETGREKVLAEWNKIPKYLAQGDLQELSAADEESFK
- a CDS encoding DUF2207 domain-containing protein (Derived by automated computational analysis using gene prediction method: Protein Homology. GO_component: GO:0005886 - plasma membrane [Evidence IEA]); the encoded protein is MFRSPFLFVILLSLVFLGAPAQAQTQRSDWYIKDFYTEIKLGTDETVSIQEDIFADAGNLPDKHGIFRVLPKSFNTPTYSEELPLEILEASNGKGDNWIYKKSQANNAWVLKIGDPNHTVFGLNHFRLIYRTKNGVQNYETTDEFAWNVLGPDWQLEIDNFKAVIIFPEGINSDNTEITISSGALNSRENSLTSWHWLDQQRLEIQSLETIKPGEGITISAVFPKGLITPVSFPIEPINPWPVIIISIAFVFLATSFAIFSWRRWGRYSVQKQTIIAEYDIPDNLSPIEISAVPSCGNIGTGGLAATLINLGVKKYLIINKEKGRFSDKIYFKRTDKAMVDDLYFAERQVLEKIFEKGDNIELQKMTGLSSLSLKLSGEIKKDFRDRGLVGSPLKKYSQSLRVAAAVILIAGLIFSELAIFLVALTISLIFVVLSYQSTLSLAGATLNHKIKGFKLYLDTAEKYRSRFQEEQGELTKMLPYAIVFGLTKKWLHLMESIQQENPNLLFYPAFLGSGWNLSDLHQLTAAIESVTTAVSSHVSTSTGSVGGGAGGGGGGGW
- a CDS encoding alpha/beta hydrolase (Derived by automated computational analysis using gene prediction method: Protein Homology. GO_function: GO:0016787 - hydrolase activity [Evidence IEA]), which translates into the protein MTNKKTILLIHGGLTFKSKKDYLTFLKTASVSLEKKNSWNGDWLDKKLGSDYDLIRPRMPLRENAKYEEWKIYFERFIPLLKSGVIFIGYSLGGIFLAKYLSENKFPKRIGGVLLVAPPFDNSLEGEDLVGGFKLGADLSGLEKSTKNLYLFFSADDQVVPLSHAEKYKQKLSKAQIIVYQSKNGHFQTPEFTEIIKIIKNFDK
- a CDS encoding heavy metal translocating P-type ATPase (Derived by automated computational analysis using gene prediction method: Protein Homology. GO_component: GO:0016020 - membrane [Evidence IEA]; GO_function: GO:0005524 - ATP binding [Evidence IEA]; GO_function: GO:0019829 - ATPase-coupled monoatomic cation transmembrane transporter activity [Evidence IEA]; GO_process: GO:0006812 - monoatomic cation transport [Evidence IEA]); the protein is MTKISLDISGMTCASCSAYIQKTLAKDPRILESQVSLATNKAFISFVEDKISTAEIINLIKKSGYGASLPKLSIENKNDPVKKRLKIFSISLFFGLPLFYLSMGGMFSWPLPNITTLENYLWQLAFSLVIIIINWRIYRSGFSKLFKFKPNMDSLIAIGTAAAFLYSVGVLLTTEVAANSHVYFESAGFILIFISLGKYLEEKTTGRAGEAIKKLIGLQPSTAIIWRNNQEEVVEIATVTPGDILIVKPGDKIPLDGEIIFGQSTIDESAITGESIPTFKQVGDLVIGGTINKTSVLRFKVSGVGEETMLAQIIKVMEKAIASKSSIQLLVDKVSYYFVPIVIALALLTLIIWLLLGFDFSLALTAFVSVLIIACPCSLGLATPTAVMMGAGLAAKKGILIKSLAALETANKVDAFVFDKTGTLTKGAPEIVEILTFNFPEEKVLKMAGSLARHSKHPLSEAVAAEALERDILIMEISDLEEKEGRGMKGFCSEHKTKLLLGNKKLLLEEGVSIPLEVEEKFNSLAETGKTPLYVAHGSQVAGLIALIDDIKDSSLEAISDLKKQGRKIYLISGDNERVAEAIADKLGIDNVLANVYPADKAKKIKELQDSGLVVAMVGDGINDAPALAQADLGIAMASGTDIAIEAGEIILMNNDLRSVNSAIKISKFTLKKIKQNLFWAFVYNSLGIPVAAGLLYPIWGVMLSPTIAALAMSLSSVSVVANSLAMKFYRD